The following is a genomic window from Strix uralensis isolate ZFMK-TIS-50842 chromosome 3, bStrUra1, whole genome shotgun sequence.
GGTACCGCCACGACCAGCTCTGCTCCCGCGGGCGGCCTGGTTTGGGGCGAGCTGCAGAGGAAGAGCAAAGTCCAGGAGACTGGCGACAGGCTCCTGCGAGAAGCCTCATCGGTTTGCAGCAGCAACGTCCGTTGTGGCGCCTGTGCTGGAACTGCACGGGAAGCAGCACAGGTTTCTTGTCTTCTGTGGCACCGACAAATTCTCCTACAGTAATTTGGGCAGCCACAGTCAGGCACATCAGACATTCCTGGATCACTACTTAATCTCAGTGTCCCTAAGAAATTGCTTCTTTAACTGCCAAAGCTTTTCATGTCAAGGCTGGCTTCCTGCGTTGCGGTGACAGAGCAGGACCTTTCTCTGTTGCCTGACGCTGCGCGGTGCTGCCAGGCCTGTGGAAAGCCCCTTCCTGCAGGCTGAActccagcccccagccctgcccgctcaCGGGGGCCGAGCTGGAGCCAAGCTGCAAAGCTGTCGGTGGCTTTCTCAGATCAACCTGCCTGTTGCTGTGAAGAAAATCCCTTCTCCCTAGCTGTGGCAGAAAGATCGCAACGTTCGGTCACCTTTTCCATCTGGTGGGTGATCAGGTGTCCACGCTGGTATTATTAGATCTGTCAGCTGCTTCCAGGAGCACAGATTGCCCAGGGCTGCTGCCTCATCTGCAGACCCCGCTGGGCAGGGACGGGGCTGCCCTTTGGTCactctcttctccctttctgatCTCAGCAGGTAGCCAGGGCCAGtcctcctctgccagcacaggTACCTGGCACAAGCCATGCAGGCTTGGCTTTTACCCACCCCACTCCTGTTTAGCGTCTGGGGAAGCCTCTGAAGCTGCAGGGCACAGCATGGGTGCGTGCAGGTGACCCACCCGTCCCCATCGTACACTCTGGATGAGGCAGTTCAGTGCCCTGGAGAATGTGAAAATGAGGTAAGAGGTGTCGGCGCTGTCATGCAGGTCCAGACTGGGCAGGCTGGAATGATTGCAAGTTGGAACAGAAACTGGAGGAGATTGAGGCTGCCCCTGCGCTGACCAGCAGTCGTGTCACTGGCCCACTGGGCCTGTTATTCCTGGTTTGGGATTAGACGTTCCCACGGTTTTCCTAGTTTTTCTCCTCCTCGCACGCTCAGTGCACCGCCATCATGTCTGGGTCTCGGCCAAGGTGCCAGCCCGCTCCTGGAACTCtcctggagcagctctgcccgtgccagagccctgtGTCCCCGCAGCGAACTGCCCCGGCGGCCTTTGGGCCGGGCTGGTCTGCTCCATCCCTGTCCTGTGAGCCAGGACGTAGCAGCTGCCCGTGTCCTCCCCAGGTGCCTCAGGGCTCTGGCTGTATGGCTGCTCATCTGTGCTCTCAGTAAAAGCAGCGTAAATAAAGGGACACGCCTTGTGTGCTCCTGGCCTGTTGTTCCAGGAGCATCTCCTGGAGCGTTTGGATCTGCTGGGTGGTTTTCTGCCACGGTCCAAGACTCTGCGCTTCTCCTCCGTGGCCAAACCTCGGAGCAGCCCCTGCTCACTCCCCCCAGTTGTCAGGTGATCCGGAAGACCTGTCGTTATCCACCACTCCCTCCATCTACAGTTTTCTCCTagaagttttgttttattttggcttATGGATAAAAATGTTGCAGTATCATCTGGAGCCAGTCCTTCAAGACTGCATATGAACACGTTCCCGTGATGTGATTCAGTTTCATCTCACGGCTGGCAGTTGGCAGTTTGTGCCGCCTTGAAAATTTAACTTCTTAATCCAAGTGCTGTCTTAggtacatatatgtatatgtaagctatatataatatatatgcatgtTATATACCTTACCTAAGTCTGTTACATCAGCATGCTGAGTTTTATCAGCCAAAATCCTCGTACCTTTAAGAGCGGGTGTGGAGTTGGATTGGCAGGATCTGCTTCCATAAGCAATTCTGGACATTAATTGTCCATCCTTTTCACGGGAGATCCTGCAAGGTCCAGCCCGTCTTCTATTTTTCTGACAGGTCTGTGGTTGTCAGGTCACCCTGGTTATTCCCTTTTAAGTTCTCATTAAAATGCTAGGGTCACTCCTGTTTCTTAGATTGCTTATTTTTCTGTGatctctcttttttgttttccctcccctcttcctcccactCTGCATTTTTGAGAGCATGGACAGAATAGAGCTCTGTCCCTTTGTTGTCTAGATCCACAGCACTGAACTTTTTGCAGCGCTATTTTAACAGCAACCATTTTGCAAGGTTTCTGTTCTTTGTCAATGGCCACTTGATCCCTTTTCTGCAGGCATATTTGAAAAGTCCCTtgtctgctgtttctttctttctctcaaatCTCGCCACCTCTTCACTTCCCACTAtgttccctctgcctctccctttcCTAAGCTGACGGCCAACAACTTCCCACCCTTCTCGTACTTTCCCCTTGGTTCCCCGGCTCCCCTTGCCTTCACAGAGCTTTGCTCCTGCGTGCATTGCTTCTCGTcatgcccagctgcctgcacagcctcTGTGTGCCTGGCAGAATGGGAGGGAAGCTGGGATGTGCTAGCAGGGAGACCAAGAGTTGTGCTGTAAAAAACATCCTTCTGTAGCCAGGAGGGAGGGAGCACGCGAAGCTCTGGCCTCACCTGTAGCCGTAGGGGAGGTGGTGGCGTGCAGAGGGAGCGCTGTGCTCAGCCCGTCGTACTCCTCCCTTGCCCTGTGGTAGGGGGTGCTTCATCCAGCACAGCTTCAGTGCTCTCCTGGACCCTGCCTGCAGTCTGCCCTGCTCCTCTCTCTGCCACCCTTCTGTGGCCATCATTTAGTTTGTTTCTCAGTTTCTAgctctaatttttctttcttgtgacCCGTGAGCCAGGCTCCTATGTCCTACATAGTTCTTTGCCTCTGATATAAAAACCTAAATTACTAGACTGAATCTCTTACAAGTTGCTCTGTTTTTTCTGGTCCCCACTGCTGAGCCGAACTACAGAAATTCACAGCCCCTCACTCTGTTTAATCTTATTCCTCTCTTAAGAGAACCTTCATGATCACAAAAAAGGTCTCCTGCTCTGTTGCATACTTGACAGTGTTAATTACTGAGCTGCTGGAGCGTTTCTGGCTTTTCTAAATCTCAGCTGCTCTAGGAGTGGGTGCTTGGTTTGAGTGTTGTCCGTCAGTCCCAGTTACCCTCCATGCTCTCAGCAGCCTGGTGTTCTGGCCACCGTTCATTCACGCtgcgcacacacacccccccagacCAAGATCAACTGCTCTGCCAATCAGGACCCCATCTTCCCGAAAAGCTTATCTCAGGGCTGTGGCATCGTGTTTTCACTGGTCTAGAACACACACGAGAACACATAATGCTTTTTGTGCTGCTCGTCGTGTTTTGGTAACGCTGTGAGAGAGAGCTTACACTGACTGAAAACTTCCCTTTAACTCTGCTTATTTATCCCTGCGCTTACCTGTGAGAACAGAGCTTTCTAGGTAGGATGGGCCTAAGTGCCAAAATGGGCCTGAACTCCCTTTCAGGAGGCTTATAGCATCGGCCAGACCTGATGGGTAAGAGCTCACTGAGGTTTGCTGGGCTTATCCTGCTCTTCAGGAGGTGCAGCCTGCTGAGCaagaggccctgctgctgcctggctttTCCGTGTCTGGGGTAGTTCTGGTTTGTGTCCCAAGATTTGCCTCAGGAATTCAGTTGCTCAAGAGTGCTTTTTGCTTCTGGGAGGACTAACCTCTTTAAatgatttctctctctttcaggaGAAGAAGTTGCCCTGTACTGTGCCAAGTATCTTCCTGAGATAATCAAAGACCAGAAGGCCTACAAAGAAGGCAAATTGCAAAAGGTAAGAAGCCAGCTCTGCCCTGAAGCCCGTAAGCGCTGATGCAGAGGAAGGCCCTTGTTCAAGACCTAATACCTAATACTTGCGTGCAGCACCCTGCCCCTACAAGGTCTGTCTGCCATTTTAATTTCCCTTCCTTATTTCTAGGATGTATGCCAGGCGTTGATTGTATTTTCAAAGATAAACCTTATTCTAttttccagctttcttttttgGCCTTTTGTTTTTGTTAGATTTTCAGACTCATTCCGGTCAAAGGTGTGGGCTGATTCCTTGAGTGTTTCTGGTGGGTTGTGTTTGGGGGGGCGGAGGTAGTCAGAGGCAGCAGGTTAGTTCATCCTTGCTTCCAGCAAGCAATCCCTCTGCTGTGACTCTCCCCCGCAGTACTGAGGCCTGATCTGACGTGGGGTATCCTGTGGGTCAGTGCTGGGATTGGTAGCAGTGTGGGTGAGGAGACGGCAGTCCCTTCAGAACTTCTGTTTGCATCTAGACTGAGGATAGCCTACAAAACAAACTCGAATCAGTCTGTGGCCCTCGCTTTGGGCTGAAACACCCCAGTGTTGTGCTTTGCTGACCCCAGGCTGGCTGTGCTTGCTGGCTGCCAAGCGAGGAGCCGCGTGCTGAGCCGTTCCCCACAGCAGCTTTGAACAGAGCCTGTCCCCGGGCCACTGCGGGCTCCAGCGGGGCTGGCGGCTCCGTGTCCCCTGGATCCTCCTGGCGAGGCAGTGGCAGCGTGGGCTGGGGGAGCGGACGGGCAGCTGCCCGGAAAACCCCCTGCGTGGGCAGGCCCGGAGCGTGAGGGGCGGTGGCGCAAAGGGCAGTTGGAAACCAGTAACGACCAGTGTACCCCAGGGGCCGGGACTGGGTCCAGTCCCGTGTGACATCCCCGGTGACGACCCGGAGCACGGGGCAGGGGGTTCCCTCAGTGGGTTCGTGGGTGACAccgagctgggggggggcagctctacAGCAGAGGGTCGTGCTGCTGCTCCGCGGCGTGGgggggtctggacaggctggagaaaggggctggcGGGAACCTCCTGAAGGTCAGCGACGGGGAGCGCAGAGCCCTGCCCCGGGAGGAACCACCCCAGAGCACCGGGACATACCGGGGCCccccagctgggaagcagctcggCAGAAAAGGCCCCGGGGGTCCCGGTGGGCACCAAGTTGGCCATGAAGCAGCAACGTGCCCTCGGTGGCGAACGGCGGCTTTGGGCAAAGCATCGCCGGCGAGGGAGGGGATGGGCCTTGCCCTCTGCTCCCACCCCGGGAGGGCTGGGCCCAGCGCTCCCCAGTGccgggggacagggacagactggagagagccCAGCGAGGGGCCACCGAGGCGCTGAAGGACTGGGGCAtctctgctgtggggagaggctgagggagctgggactgctcagcccggagcagggaaggctcaggggggtgAATCCCTCCCCCGCAGGGAGGGAGTGAAGAAgggagcccagctctgccagtggtgcccagggacaggaccagaggccACAGGCACCAACTGGCCCCCGGGAGGGTCCCTCTGGCCCCCGGGACACGCTCCTCAGCGTGGGGGTAACACCAGCTGCCCGGGGCGGTGgtgagtctccatccttggggcTGTTAGAAGCCGCCTGGCCGTGGTCCCGGGCACCCGGCTCTGGGTGTCCCAGGTGGAGCAGGGGGTTGGGTCAGGTGGGCcccagaggtccctgccagcctcggccattctgtgattctgtacaggGTGTGTTCTGGAGGAGATTGCACAGCGTGACACACGGGCATCCTGTAAGGAAGACGAAACTGTGCACGCTCTCATGTCTGTGTTCATACATAGGCCCTGGAAGATGCTTTCTTAGCCATAGATGCCAAGCTGACCACCGAGGAGGTGATTAAAGAGCTCTCTCAGATGGCTGGGCGACCCCAAGATGATGAAGATGAGAAGGAGAAGGTTGCTGATGAAGATGATGGTAAGTCAGATGCCACTGCACAGACAAGACTGCAGCTCCAGGGCAGGGACTGAGGGCAGTTGCACCAGGTCTCCTTTAGCAGAAGGATTTCTGTCCAAATTCCTCAGTTAAATTTCAGCTGGAGAAAACCTGCCACCCCTCAGCGCTGTTTATTGCTTTGGGCTGGTGCTAGGGGAATTCTGATTCACTCGGTAGCTTAATGCTGTGAATAAAAAAACAGGCTGTCACAGTTTTCCATAGGGCTTCCTCCATGGGGTGCAGAGTTCTGGGGTGTGTCTGAAGCCTCTGAGCTGGGACGGAGTTGTGAAAGGGAAACAGGACAATGTCCAGTGCTTAACTCCCCCGGGCTGGTGGCGGACACCAGCTGCAGACAGGATCGAAGCAGATTCTGGTCTGTTTTTCTCACAAAGAAGCAAGTGTGCTTTTCCACCAGCAAGTAGCTGCCAGACCATGAAGCCAGCTAGAAGGTGAATCCCAAGGTAGAATCCCGTGCTGCTCTTGGCTGAATATTTTGTGACTAGCCTTGAAGCAGATGTAAAGCGATACCATCACCTTGAACGCTGTGTGTTGGTCTGAAAATGCTGAATTTGTTGGCCCTCATTCTCCAGCTGACAGGGACAAAGTGGTtttttggctgggttttttttttctttttgtcctgtaTTTTCAGGAGTATTGGGGATATGGAcgtttcttttccttttaggaTTAACTAGCAAAGAAAATGATAACCAAGAGGGTGTCAGTAGGGAAGGTCATGGGCTCATAGTTTAGGGCAAGTCATCCTGTTTTCTGTCTCATGTCCTGCTTGGGAGATACTGCACTCGCTGTCTGAAGCTGTTCTGTCATCTGCTCGTAAGCTCAGTCACGGCTGGTTGGGATCCCTGTGGTGCTTAAGGCCCAGGGAGCAACTGCTCTAACAAAAACTTCTTGTTCCTGGTTGCGGTATTAATGAACAAACCTGCACACGAAAGTGGTCTGTCTCCTTCCCCCGCAGCTTCAGATGAGCCTGCGCTCGAGCCATACGAGGCTCTTTACCCTCCAACCTCACGTCTGGTTTAAATGCTCCAGTCAGGCAGCAGCGCCGGCCTCGTGATGGGCCTGTTGGGTGCTGCTGGACCGTCCAGCCAGGGCAGCTCGATGCTGAGCCCGGCCTGTGGTGACGTGTCCTGCTTTCTGACCGTCTTTgtcctcacccccctccccctttccatTTTTAGTGGATAATGAGgaagctgctcttctgcatgAAGAAGCCACAATGACCATTGAGGAGCTTCTCACACGTTACGGACAAAACTGCACCAAGAACCTCAAAAGCAAGTCTTTAGCTCCAGCTGGGGAGAACGCTGCAGAggggacaggcaagcagcatgaTGGGGAGTCAAATATGAATGGAGAGGCTGACCCAGGGGAGCTTACCGACCACAAGGAGAGGAAGAATGGGAAGCCAGATGAAGAAATCACGGGTATTTCCTCCACCTCAGACAAAGCCAGCGCTGGAGGcaacagccctgctctgcagaagccTGAACTAGGCAAAGGTGACGAGGCCGTCACCTCTTCTACTGGGGAGGCCGGGCCCTCCTGCTCCTCTACGGGAAAGCCCCAGCGCACAACCAAATCCAAATTTTTTGAGGACAGTGAGGATGAGTCAGATGAGgttgaggaagaggaggaagacagtgAGGTAGGAAACAGCACTGGGGCAGAGTGGCCTTCTGGCTGGGCAGAATGCATTGCTTACTGTGGTACTTGAGCTACGAGCCTCTGGCTCATCCTAGGTGTGTCCTAGGAGTAGGTTTTTCAGGCTGATACTTTGAGACCATCTCACGGGAGCGTCGGGGGTTGTTTAGATAACCCTGAAGGAAACGTCCCCTCAATCTGTGCAGCGGCCATAGTGGGTAGCCCTCGGTCTCGCTGCATGCCCCATCCCTTCACTCACGGGGTAGTTGGAATGAGCTGCTCCAATTGTAGACATCAGGTGTGGGGGAGACGTACCAGGTCTCATGTTTCTGGGGCGAACTTGCCGCCCATCCCCAGGACGGAGCTGTCTGGGGAGGGCACCGGGAGTGGCCTGGGTGACTCCTGGTGGTATCTCTTGTTTCTTGTAGGAATGCAGTGAAGATGAGGATGGTTACAGCAGTGAAGAGGCAGAGAACGAAGATGATGAAGATGACACTGAAGAAGcggaggaggatgaggatgaagaggaggaaatgttGCTACCAGGCatggaggggaaagaggaggtGCACACCCTGTTCTTGTGTTCTGCAGCGTAGTGTGGAGCCAGGGGCGCTGG
Proteins encoded in this region:
- the PPM1G gene encoding protein phosphatase 1G isoform X3, encoding MGRRRYRRPRVPCSPPRRTDAHNCIPELDSETAMFSVYDGHGGEEVALYCAKYLPEIIKDQKAYKEGKLQKALEDAFLAIDAKLTTEEVIKELSQMAGRPQDDEDEKEKVADEDDVDNEEAALLHEEATMTIEELLTRYGQNCTKNLKSKSLAPAGENAAEGTGKQHDGESNMNGEADPGELTDHKERKNGKPDEEITGISSTSDKASAGGNSPALQKPELGKGDEAVTSSTGEAGPSCSSTGKPQRTTKSKFFEDSEDESDEVEEEEEDSEECSEDEDGYSSEEAENEDDEDDTEEAEEDEDEEEEMLLPGMEGKEEPGSDSGTTAVVALIRGKQLIVANAGDSRCVVSEGGKAVDMSYDHKPEDEVELARIKNAGGKVTMDGRVNGGLNLSRAIGDHFYKRNKNLPPEEQMISALPDIKVLTINDDHDFMVIACDGIWNVMSSQEVVDFIQSKITQKDENGVLRPLSSIVEELLDQCLAPDTSGDGTGCDNMTCIIISFKPRNTHPPAESGKRKLEETAAPAAPAEENGGESNKKAKLE